One genomic segment of Photobacterium sp. DA100 includes these proteins:
- a CDS encoding DUF3332 domain-containing protein gives MKKIASKAIVMTLLATSLTGCIGQMGTSQLVTKANLSAVDNRYGRAGLFMLLSPVYGIAATADLFIFNTIEFWTGKNPITGKSPAVADTPVDAIFKVNGQLDPSLTTVPLASVQNSDIFAASFRQIDERTLEMNVVYQSGEQAVLRGERDGDDVEFYLDGEFITAVSIAELSQYASNQA, from the coding sequence ATGAAAAAAATCGCATCTAAAGCGATCGTAATGACCCTGCTTGCGACGTCACTGACTGGTTGTATTGGCCAGATGGGTACCTCACAACTGGTGACCAAAGCCAACCTTAGCGCAGTCGACAACCGTTATGGCCGTGCCGGTTTGTTTATGCTGCTAAGCCCAGTGTACGGTATTGCGGCGACGGCGGATTTGTTCATCTTCAACACTATTGAGTTCTGGACCGGCAAGAACCCGATCACGGGCAAGTCTCCGGCGGTGGCAGATACACCCGTTGATGCCATTTTCAAAGTCAACGGCCAGCTTGATCCGTCATTGACGACAGTACCGTTGGCTAGCGTGCAGAACAGTGACATTTTCGCGGCAAGCTTCCGCCAGATTGATGAGCGTACGTTGGAAATGAACGTGGTTTACCAGAGCGGTGAGCAAGCAGTGCTGCGTGGCGAGCGTGACGGTGACGACGTGGAATTTTACCTGGACGGCGAATTCATTACCGCTGTCAGCATCGCTGAACTGAGCCAGTACGCCAGTAACCAGGCCTAA
- a CDS encoding TetR/AcrR family transcriptional regulator, with amino-acid sequence MKRQQLLDTALALFVANGVQATSTASIAREAGVATGTLFHHFASKQALVDVLYLEAKQDLAQALSSPPDATALPEQLRQLWERALAWATSHPCQLKLMLQLSHDPAYPISRHQDLMLTTMGFIGNKVEQAQQQGLLAPLPMPLVLNFFRQHFLSTAQLFIEQPELARQAQYRQGAFHILWQGLQPIPQGTAAATR; translated from the coding sequence ATGAAACGACAGCAGCTACTCGATACAGCCCTGGCCCTGTTTGTCGCCAACGGAGTACAGGCAACATCGACCGCCAGCATTGCCCGCGAAGCGGGCGTGGCAACCGGCACCCTGTTCCATCACTTTGCCAGCAAGCAGGCGCTGGTCGATGTCCTCTACCTTGAGGCCAAGCAGGATCTGGCCCAGGCCTTGTCGAGCCCGCCCGATGCCACGGCCTTGCCGGAGCAGCTTCGCCAACTGTGGGAGCGGGCCCTGGCGTGGGCCACGAGCCACCCTTGCCAGCTCAAGCTGATGCTGCAGCTCAGCCACGACCCGGCCTACCCCATCAGCCGCCACCAGGATCTGATGCTGACGACCATGGGGTTCATTGGCAACAAGGTCGAACAGGCCCAGCAACAGGGGCTACTGGCTCCCCTGCCGATGCCGCTGGTACTGAATTTTTTCCGCCAGCACTTCCTGAGCACCGCACAGTTGTTCATCGAACAGCCAGAACTGGCCCGGCAGGCACAATACCGCCAAGGAGCATTTCACATCCTTTGGCAAGGGCTGCAGCCGATCCCCCAGGGCACGGCGGCAGCCACCAGGTAG
- a CDS encoding coniferyl aldehyde dehydrogenase, with translation MTVAENIQIQHNDCTDMDRTLQAQQAAFRAAPMPSLDERKHQLTALKRAIKQHRDALCQALAEDYGQRHRQDSLAADIVPCINNINYTLARLKRWMKPSRRHAGMMLSPAKVTVHFQPIGVVGIVVPWNFPVMLSLGPLISALAAGNRAMIKLSEFTPATNRVLRTLLEGTFRPEQVAVFEGEAEAAAHFTHLPFDHLLFTGSTAVGHHVMRAAADNLTPVTLELGGKSPVIVAHDMPISLAVERMLFGKCLNAGQICVAPDYILVPKGRARAFIDRFIEQFNHHYPGGVDNPDFASVINERQYRRLCQWLDEAKQLGANVYPCHTKARSDSRHRLIPHLLSQVPEQATLMKEEIFGPLLPVIEYDELTDAIDFVQQRPRPLALYLMSQDPAVQQQVRDGTISGGMAINETLLQVGADDAPFGGVGPSGMGHYHGKEGFLALTKAKTVLTQHKYATTGLIKPPYGRWWQKLMLAFFMR, from the coding sequence GGACCGCACGTTGCAGGCCCAGCAGGCCGCCTTCAGAGCAGCGCCCATGCCCTCGCTGGACGAGCGCAAACACCAGCTTACCGCTCTCAAGCGCGCCATCAAGCAGCACCGGGATGCCCTCTGCCAGGCACTGGCCGAAGACTACGGCCAGCGCCACCGCCAGGACTCCCTAGCGGCAGATATTGTCCCATGCATCAACAATATCAACTACACCCTTGCCAGACTCAAGCGCTGGATGAAACCATCGCGCCGCCATGCCGGTATGATGCTCTCTCCGGCTAAAGTGACGGTTCATTTCCAGCCTATAGGTGTCGTCGGTATTGTCGTGCCGTGGAACTTCCCGGTCATGCTCAGCCTGGGGCCGCTGATCTCGGCCCTGGCAGCCGGTAACCGGGCGATGATCAAGCTCAGTGAGTTTACCCCGGCGACCAACCGCGTGCTCCGGACCCTGCTTGAGGGAACCTTCCGCCCCGAACAGGTCGCGGTATTCGAGGGCGAGGCGGAGGCTGCGGCCCATTTTACCCACCTGCCGTTTGATCACCTGCTGTTCACCGGCTCTACCGCTGTCGGCCACCATGTGATGCGCGCGGCGGCCGATAACCTGACACCGGTAACACTCGAGCTTGGCGGCAAATCCCCGGTCATTGTCGCGCACGATATGCCTATCTCCCTGGCCGTGGAGCGAATGTTGTTCGGCAAGTGTCTGAATGCCGGACAAATCTGTGTTGCCCCCGACTATATCCTGGTCCCCAAGGGGCGAGCACGGGCCTTTATCGACCGCTTTATCGAGCAGTTCAACCACCACTACCCCGGCGGGGTGGATAACCCGGATTTTGCCTCGGTGATCAACGAGCGCCAGTACCGACGCCTGTGCCAGTGGCTGGACGAAGCCAAGCAGCTCGGTGCCAATGTCTACCCATGCCACACCAAAGCCCGCAGCGATAGCCGCCACCGCCTGATCCCCCATCTGCTCAGCCAGGTGCCGGAGCAGGCAACCCTGATGAAAGAGGAAATTTTCGGCCCGCTGCTTCCCGTCATCGAATATGATGAGCTAACCGATGCCATCGACTTCGTCCAGCAGCGCCCAAGGCCGCTGGCCCTCTACTTGATGAGCCAAGATCCGGCCGTCCAACAGCAAGTCAGAGACGGAACGATATCGGGTGGGATGGCGATCAATGAAACCCTGCTGCAAGTCGGCGCTGATGATGCGCCTTTCGGTGGGGTGGGGCCTTCCGGGATGGGCCATTACCACGGCAAGGAAGGCTTTTTGGCCCTGACCAAGGCCAAAACCGTGCTGACCCAGCACAAATACGCCACCACCGGACTGATCAAGCCGCCTTATGGACGGTGGTGGCAAAAGTTGATGCTGGCCTTCTTTATGCGCTAA